The Verrucomicrobium spinosum DSM 4136 = JCM 18804 genome includes a region encoding these proteins:
- the pgsA gene encoding CDP-diacylglycerol--glycerol-3-phosphate 3-phosphatidyltransferase, whose amino-acid sequence MNLPNQLTVLRLILTAVFVVLFHLPLANRISIALLVFALASITDYLDGHLARSRNLVTNFGKLMDPLADKILMTAALIMLATPEVPLPNGKIALDVWIVIAILAREFFVTGIRQIASNAGVVLAAEKLGKHKMVWQIITVCYFLLYASTAEPMFRWLAPAFSWVPFSPAVFGLICIIMMAGLTIVSGFSYFWKNRRLFGDA is encoded by the coding sequence ATGAACCTTCCCAACCAGCTCACCGTCCTTCGCCTCATCCTCACGGCGGTGTTTGTGGTGCTGTTCCATCTGCCCCTGGCCAACCGTATCTCCATCGCCCTGTTGGTCTTCGCCCTGGCGTCGATCACGGACTACCTCGATGGCCACCTCGCTCGCAGCCGGAATCTGGTGACGAACTTCGGCAAGCTCATGGACCCGCTGGCGGACAAGATCCTTATGACGGCCGCGCTCATCATGCTGGCCACGCCGGAGGTGCCGTTGCCCAATGGCAAGATCGCTCTGGATGTCTGGATCGTGATCGCCATTCTCGCCCGTGAGTTTTTCGTCACCGGCATCCGCCAGATTGCTTCCAATGCCGGGGTTGTCCTCGCGGCGGAGAAGCTGGGCAAGCACAAGATGGTCTGGCAGATCATCACCGTCTGTTACTTCCTGCTCTACGCCTCTACGGCTGAGCCGATGTTCCGCTGGCTGGCCCCGGCCTTCTCCTGGGTCCCGTTTTCCCCCGCCGTCTTCGGCCTCATCTGCATCATCATGATGGCTGGCCTCACCATTGTGTCGGGCTTCAGCTACTTCTGGAAGAACCGGCGGTTGTTTGGAGATGCGTGA
- a CDS encoding molybdenum cofactor biosynthesis protein MoaE, whose product MSALPSPFEYQLIADPILPAPAVFAAEEGAEVQFLGTVRGQEEGRPISGIDYSVYRPMAEKELERLCQRGQAEQLPHRVFIQHRLGFVADREPSILIRVWTKHSAEAFEICRWYLKEIKTIVPIWKKPVWVKAE is encoded by the coding sequence ATGTCCGCCCTGCCGTCACCGTTTGAGTACCAGTTGATTGCCGATCCCATCCTGCCCGCCCCGGCCGTCTTTGCGGCAGAGGAGGGGGCGGAGGTCCAGTTTCTGGGCACCGTCCGTGGCCAGGAGGAGGGGCGTCCGATCTCGGGCATCGACTACAGCGTGTACCGCCCCATGGCGGAAAAGGAGCTGGAGCGCCTCTGCCAGCGTGGCCAGGCCGAGCAGCTGCCCCACCGCGTCTTCATCCAGCACCGCCTCGGCTTCGTGGCCGATCGGGAGCCCAGCATCCTCATCCGCGTATGGACCAAGCACAGCGCGGAGGCCTTCGAGATCTGCCGCTGGTACCTCAAAGAGATCAAGACCATCGTGCCCATTTGGAAGAAGCCGGTGTGGGTGAAGGCGGAATAA